The genomic region CGGACACAGTTCGCGCGCCTGCCGTCCCGGCATGCCGCCGCGCACCCCGAAGGCCTTGGCTTCGTACGAAGCGGCAAGCACAACCCCACCTCCGACGGCGATGGGCTTGCTGCGCAACGACGGGTCGAGCAGCTGCTCGACCGAGGCATAGAAGGCATCCAAGTCTGCATGGAGGATGGTGGCCGTCGTTTCCATCCCGAGCGTTCGCCCCTGACGTTTCGAGGAGGGCCCTTCCAGAACATAATGAGAACACACGTTGGCGAGTGTCAAGCCGCACGTGCACGGTTGTTTGCTACCGCCGCTCTGCGCTGGTCAAGCCGGCCAGAGTGAGAGTCGTAAGTCCCGCATTTCAGGGGAGTTCAGATCGAGCGGGAAATTTCGTGATCCAAACATCCGTCGGATTCCCTATTGAATGCCAATTTTACACGGGCTGCGCTATTTCGCGGCTTC from Polyangia bacterium harbors:
- a CDS encoding DNA polymerase IV — protein: METTATILHADLDAFYASVEQLLDPSLRSKPIAVGGGVVLAASYEAKAFGVRGGMPGRQARELCPQLTFVSGHFKDYQRLGDAAIKVVNDFTPLVERISIDEAFADVAGCTHLFGPPAEIARAIR